DNA from Gammaproteobacteria bacterium:
GCCTGCGGTTATACGCATTCGCACTAAAGATGCCGAATTAGCCGCAGCACAGACCTGATTAATATCGTTCTACTCACCACTGTGCGGTAAACTGCCGCCATGCCGAAATTAGCGGGTCAACGGATATTACTAGGCGTTACAGGCGGCATTGCTGCTTATAAAAGTGCCGATTTAGTCCGGCGTTTGAAAGAACGAGGCGCAGACGTGCGCGTGGTGATGACGCAAGCAGCGACACAATTTGTCGGGCCACTCACTTTTCAAGCAGTTTCCGGTAATCCTGTGCACACCGATTTATTAGATCCTGCCGCTGAAGCTGGCATGGGCCATATCGAACTTGCACGTTGGGCGAATCATGTACTCATCGCACCCGCCAGCGCCAATTTTATGGGGCAACTGGCCGCCGGTTTTGCACCGGATTTATTGACCACATTATGCTTGGCCACTCACGCACCTATTTCACTCGCGCCTGCGATGAATCATGTCATGTGGCAAAGCGCGGCGGTGCAAACTAATCGTGAAATTTTAGAACAACGCGGTGTGGTTTTATTAGGACCCGGCGACGGTGCCCAAGCGTGCGGCGAAGTCGGTGCGGGTCGTATGTGGGAACCACTCGAGATTATCGCGGCTTTAGAAAATCAGGCGGTTATTAATGGCAGCTTAAGCGCTAAACACATCGTCATCACCGCAGGTCCTACGCGTGAAGCCTTAGACCCCGTGCGTTATTTAAGTAACCACAGCTCCGGCAAAATGGGTTTTGCACTCGCGCGTGCCGCACAACGCGCTGGTGCTAGCGTTACTTTGATCGCCGGCCCCGTGCAATTAGCCACGCCCTTAAATGTAACGCGCATTGATGTGGTTAGCGCAACCGATATGTTACAAGCTGTTGATAAAACATTATCTACTCTCGACATGCAGCAAACTATTTTCATCGCAGCGGCAGCAGTTGCAGATTATCGCGCTGAAAATATTGCGCAGCAAAAAACTAAAAAAACGTCCACCTCGTTGACGATAAATTTAATTCCAAATCTCGACATCTTGGCTAATGTTGCTCAGCGTAAGCCTGCGCCGTTCACTGTAGGTTT
Protein-coding regions in this window:
- the coaBC gene encoding bifunctional phosphopantothenoylcysteine decarboxylase/phosphopantothenate--cysteine ligase CoaBC translates to MPKLAGQRILLGVTGGIAAYKSADLVRRLKERGADVRVVMTQAATQFVGPLTFQAVSGNPVHTDLLDPAAEAGMGHIELARWANHVLIAPASANFMGQLAAGFAPDLLTTLCLATHAPISLAPAMNHVMWQSAAVQTNREILEQRGVVLLGPGDGAQACGEVGAGRMWEPLEIIAALENQAVINGSLSAKHIVITAGPTREALDPVRYLSNHSSGKMGFALARAAQRAGASVTLIAGPVQLATPLNVTRIDVVSATDMLQAVDKTLSTLDMQQTIFIAAAAVADYRAENIAQQKTKKTSTSLTINLIPNLDILANVAQRKPAPFTVGFAAETQSLAEYAKQKLINKNIDMIAANTVGDNQGFNVDTNSLQIFWDGGEQHLPETSKTLLAEQLLQLMITRLPHAKH